The segment CCCCGCTGTTCTCCGACGACGCCGTCGACCTGATCCACCTCACCAGTCACGGCCTGCCCCGCTCGGTCAACGACATCGCAATGCAGTCTCTGATCGCCGCGTTCGCCGACGAGAAGAGCATCCTGGACAACTCCTCCACCCGCCTCGCCGTGAGGCCGAGGCCGGATACGCTGGCGGGGTGATCGAGAATATTCCCCGGTGTCCGAAGTGCTCCGGTGAGTACACCTACGAGATGGACTCCCTGGTGGTGTGCCCGGAGTGCGGCCACGAGTGGGTGCCCGCCGAGGGCGGCACGGCTTCCGGCGCCCCTGCGGAGCGGGTCGTCAAGGACTCCGTCGGCAATGTGCTGCAGAACGGCGACTCCGTGGTCGTGGTGAAGGCGCTCAAGGTCAAGGGGAGTCCCTCGGGGATAAAGGCCGGCACGAAGGTGCGCAACATCCGGCTGGTGGAGGGAGTCGACGGCCACGACATCGACTGCAAGATCGACGGTTTCGGGGCGATGCAGCTCAAGTCGAGCGTGGTCAAGAAGGGCTGACCTACCCGCCCCGCTCACCGGGTGGCCCGGCAGCAGTCGGATGCCGAATTGGATCGCGCTGGGCATCGTGGTCGCGGATGTCCACATAACGGGGCTTCGCCCGGGCGAAGCCCCGTTCGACATACGCCAAGATCCAAAACGAACTCAGGTCGACAGCCTACGCCGCACGACCGTTCGCGATTTCCCGCGCCCACCGGCAAGGACGAGGAGACGGCCACCCGCTTCGCCATCTCTATGCGGCGTGGCGACCGGACAACGTTCTGGCAAGGACTGAAAGGGGGAGGGAGAGCGTGGGAGTCCTCTGGGAGTTCTCTGGGACTTCCGGCTGGATCAACAGGCATGAGCGTGAAACACGTGAAAGGCCATTCACGCAGGTCAACACCCTGGCGTCACCCATCCCAGCAGCTCACAGGGTTACCGGGTCTCTTCCGCGACACCTGAGCGACGGATCCGGCCTCGCGTGGAATCGTTGCGCGTTACGGCGTGCTCGCGGCGCGCACCGGTGCCTCCGGGCCGCGTTCCCGCCTGCGCAGCAGGGGGGTGAGGGTCTTCTGGATGATGAAGTACTCCGCGTACACCGCGCAGACGACGATCGAAGCCCAGACGCTGGCGGGGTAGATGTCGTCGAAGGACAGCCACGGGAACGGTCCCGCCTGCAGGAGCAGGCCGATGCCCAGGAAGACGCGCAGCACGACGGCGGCGAAGGTCAGGGCGTAGTTGCGGATCATCCAGATGCGGTGCAACTGGACCTGGCCCTGCCGGATGCTGCGGAATCCCATCGCGAGGCTGTAGAGCCACGCGGCGGTGAGCAGGTAGAAGGCGACCTGGACGGAGAAGCCGGAGGTGGTGAAGGTGGCCGCCGCGATGGCCGCGATCGAGGCGATGACCATGCTGATCATGTAGACGCGGCCGAGTATGCGGTGCAGTGCCGGACGGCGGGCGCGCAGGGTGGCCGCGAACTGGAACGGTCCGATGAACAGCACCAGGCATGCGGGCAAGGCGTGCACCACGATGGACAGGTAGTGCACCGCGATGTCCGGGTTGATGGGAATCCGGCTCAGCGACGTGTCGCCGGTGAGGTAGGCGGGCGCCGAGTAGACGGCGATCCCGATGGCGGACACCGCGATCACGGCCCAGCTGATCTGTTTCCTGCGGCGGCGGGGGACGGCGAGGGTCATCAAGAGCTCCTGCTACGTGCGATCGACGAACCGGTACTGCGTCGACCCTCGCGCGCCGGCGGGGGCGGCCGCGTCGGTGAGAATTACGTAGATCGCGCCGGCAGTCGGCCGAGCGATCGGAGCCACAGGTCGGTGCGAGAGGTCAGCGCGACAGGTCGCGGAGCTGGCGGCGGGAGGAGATGCCCAGCTTCCGGTAGACGTTGCGCAGGTGGGTGTCGATCGTGCGGGGGCTGAGGAACAGCGTCGCGGCCACTTCCCTGGACGTCTCGCCGGCGGCGACCTTCCCGGCGATGAGTCGTTCCTGCGCGGTGAGCAGCCCGAGCGGGCTCGTCCCGTCGCGACGCGGACGTTCCCCGGTGGCGACCAGTTCGCGAGCCGCCCGGTCGGCGAACGCGTCCGCGCCGATCGCGCTCAGCGCCTCGTGCGCGGCGCGGAGCTCGACCCGTGCCTCGGCGCGGCGGCCTTCGCGGCGCAGCCATTCCCCGTACGTCAGGCGTGCGCGGGCGTGGTAGACCCGCACCCCGGTCCGGGCGAACAGGTCGATGGCCTCCCGGTAGCGGCCGTCCGTGCCGGCCGACCCGGGCTCCAGGAGTGCCTGGGCGAGGAGGTGGGTGGCGACGGCCCACGCCGTGCGGCTGGTGCGTGCCACCGCCTCGATGCGGTTCAACGCCGTGGCGGCGCAGCCGGGACGCCCGGTCCGCGCGGCCGCCTCCACGAGTTCCTGATTGAGGCTCCAGATGACGTAGGAGCCGCGTCGTTGCTGTTCCTGGGCGTCGAGCGCGGCATCGAGCGCGGCGGCGCAGTCGCCGAGCCCGTTGCTCAGTACCGCGGTGGCGTAGAGCTCGGCCACCACGTCCTCGCGGCCGAGGCGGTGGTGCAGCGCCGCCCGCAGATCGCCAACGCGGTCGACGTCGCCGCGCCAGGCGGCGAGGATGAGTTCGCCGAAGGCGAGTTTGACGGTGCCGGCCGCCTCGTCGACCGCGCGGGCCTCCTCCAGGCTCGCGGCCGCTTCGCCGTGCCGGCCCAGCGCCGTCCTGGCGACGGCGTGGCAGCGCAGGGCCTGCGGCAGTACGGCGTAGGCGCCCTGCCTGCGGGCCAGTTCCACCTGGCGGGTGGAGAGCACCTCCATCGCCTCGTCGTCGCGCAGGTCGATGGCCATCAGGCAGGCGAGCTCCATCCACCACGGGCTCGCGGACGCGCCGTCGGCGGCTGTACGGAACGCGTCGACCGCGCGTCTCATCGCGGGCACCGCCTCCTCGACGGGCAGCAGCACCTGGTCGAGCAGCGCGTCCAGCAGCAGGTCGACCGGTCGCGCCGACTGCCGCCGCGGCGGTGCCTGTGCGCGGATACGGACGCCGAGCTGCCGCAGGCGACCCGGCAGGCGGTCGACGAACATCGCGGACGCGAAGGCTTCGAGGTAGGTCTCCCTGGCCCGGTCGGGGTCGAGGCCGGCGGCGGCGTCCACGAGCGCGGCGGTGGCGTTCGCGCTGCGCTCGACGTGGAAGTCGATCAGGGCATGCTGCAGACGGGCTTCGGCGCGCTCCCCCGGTGCCAGCGGGCGCCGCTCGGCCCGTGTGACCAGTTCGCGCGCCTCGACCGGTGCGCCGGCCCGCAGCCGGGACCCTGCCGCGGCGAGCAGCCGCTCGGCCCGCCGCCCCGGATCGGGTGTCAGGTGCGCCGCGCGTTCGAGAAACGCCGAGGCCGCGGCGATACCACCGCGCAGCTGTGCCCGGTCGGCCGCCCGGACCAGCTCCGTGGCGACGTCCTCGTCGGTGTCGATGACCGCGTGGGCCCGGTGCCAGGCGCGGCGGTCGAGATCTGTGTCCGGATCGGTCGCGTCGGCGAGCGCGGCGTGCACGCTTCGGCGGGTGGCCGGGGCGGCCTGCCGGTAGACGGCGGAACGCACGAGCGGATGCCGGAAGCGCAGCCGGGGCCCGAGGAACACCAGCCCGTCGTCCTCCGCGTCGGCCAGCCCGGCCGGGTCCAGGTCCAGGCGCTTGGCCGCGCGGCGCAACAGGGCCAGGTCGCCGACGGGTTCCGCCGCGGCGAGCACCACCAGCGTCCGTGTCGCGGCCGGCAACCGCCGTAGGCGGCGGGCGAACTCGTCCTCCAGTACGTCCACGACGCCGGCCCGCGGTCCGTCACGACCGCCGGGCAGGCCCAGCGGCCCGGCGGCCACGCGCCCGAACTCCAGCAGGGCCAGCGGATTGCCGCCGGCCTCGGCCAGGATCCGGTCGATCACCTCGTCGTCCAGGCCGGCTCGTGCCGTCGACCGGAGCAGTGCCCGTGCGTCCTCGTCGTCGAGACCGGGCAGCGACAGGTGCGGGAGATCGGGGACCCGGGTCCCGGGACCGCAGTCCCGTCCGGCGAACACCATCGCGATCCGCTCGGCGGCGACGCGCCGTGCGACGAAGGCCAGGACCTGCCGGGTACCGGCGTCGATCCAGTGGGCGTCGTCCACCACGCAGCACACCGGACGGTGCCGGGCGAGTTCATGCAGCAGACCGAGCACGGCGAGCCGGACAATCAGCGGGCTCGGTGCCGTCCCGCCGCCGAGCCCGAACACCGATTCGAGCGCCTGCCGCTGCACCTCCGGAAGGCCGGCGCGGTGCCCGAGCACCG is part of the Streptomyces sp. NBC_01262 genome and harbors:
- a CDS encoding zinc ribbon domain-containing protein YjdM is translated as MIENIPRCPKCSGEYTYEMDSLVVCPECGHEWVPAEGGTASGAPAERVVKDSVGNVLQNGDSVVVVKALKVKGSPSGIKAGTKVRNIRLVEGVDGHDIDCKIDGFGAMQLKSSVVKKG
- a CDS encoding DUF2306 domain-containing protein codes for the protein MTLAVPRRRRKQISWAVIAVSAIGIAVYSAPAYLTGDTSLSRIPINPDIAVHYLSIVVHALPACLVLFIGPFQFAATLRARRPALHRILGRVYMISMVIASIAAIAAATFTTSGFSVQVAFYLLTAAWLYSLAMGFRSIRQGQVQLHRIWMIRNYALTFAAVVLRVFLGIGLLLQAGPFPWLSFDDIYPASVWASIVVCAVYAEYFIIQKTLTPLLRRRERGPEAPVRAASTP
- a CDS encoding ATP-binding protein, yielding MLFVARQAELHAIEQVTRAAEDGRGGALALVGEAGMGKSALLDAAVGALDGWLVLRAGGTEFERDLPYAALHQLCAPVLGHRAGLPEVQRQALESVFGLGGGTAPSPLIVRLAVLGLLHELARHRPVCCVVDDAHWIDAGTRQVLAFVARRVAAERIAMVFAGRDCGPGTRVPDLPHLSLPGLDDEDARALLRSTARAGLDDEVIDRILAEAGGNPLALLEFGRVAAGPLGLPGGRDGPRAGVVDVLEDEFARRLRRLPAATRTLVVLAAAEPVGDLALLRRAAKRLDLDPAGLADAEDDGLVFLGPRLRFRHPLVRSAVYRQAAPATRRSVHAALADATDPDTDLDRRAWHRAHAVIDTDEDVATELVRAADRAQLRGGIAAASAFLERAAHLTPDPGRRAERLLAAAGSRLRAGAPVEARELVTRAERRPLAPGERAEARLQHALIDFHVERSANATAALVDAAAGLDPDRARETYLEAFASAMFVDRLPGRLRQLGVRIRAQAPPRRQSARPVDLLLDALLDQVLLPVEEAVPAMRRAVDAFRTAADGASASPWWMELACLMAIDLRDDEAMEVLSTRQVELARRQGAYAVLPQALRCHAVARTALGRHGEAAASLEEARAVDEAAGTVKLAFGELILAAWRGDVDRVGDLRAALHHRLGREDVVAELYATAVLSNGLGDCAAALDAALDAQEQQRRGSYVIWSLNQELVEAAARTGRPGCAATALNRIEAVARTSRTAWAVATHLLAQALLEPGSAGTDGRYREAIDLFARTGVRVYHARARLTYGEWLRREGRRAEARVELRAAHEALSAIGADAFADRAARELVATGERPRRDGTSPLGLLTAQERLIAGKVAAGETSREVAATLFLSPRTIDTHLRNVYRKLGISSRRQLRDLSR